One genomic segment of Aminivibrio sp. includes these proteins:
- the raiA gene encoding ribosome-associated translation inhibitor RaiA: MDIRFVTRGVELKDDLKGYMENKMSKLERFFSRIIDGQVVMSFGRGLYTVEITSNANGVIMRGQSSAPDMRKAFDQGLKNLERQIKRHKSYLKDRAQLKTHDVSFELPSTETDTDLPIPPEEEIVKVKRFPLRPMSAKEATMQMDLLGHEFFLFKNAENGSVNVVYKRKDGGYGLLEPSE; this comes from the coding sequence ATGGACATACGCTTTGTCACCCGTGGAGTCGAACTGAAGGATGACCTGAAGGGCTACATGGAAAACAAGATGTCCAAGCTCGAGAGATTTTTCAGCCGCATCATCGATGGTCAGGTTGTGATGAGTTTCGGACGGGGACTGTACACCGTGGAGATCACCTCCAACGCCAACGGGGTTATTATGAGAGGGCAGTCCAGCGCCCCGGACATGAGGAAGGCTTTCGACCAAGGGCTTAAAAATTTGGAGCGGCAGATCAAGAGACACAAGTCGTACCTGAAGGACCGCGCCCAGCTGAAAACCCATGACGTTTCCTTCGAACTGCCTTCGACAGAGACTGATACTGATCTGCCCATTCCTCCCGAAGAGGAAATAGTGAAGGTGAAGCGTTTCCCTCTGCGCCCCATGAGCGCAAAAGAAGCGACCATGCAGATGGACCTTCTGGGGCACGAGTTCTTTCTCTTCAAGAACGCGGAGAACGGTTCCGTCAATGTTGTCTACAAGCGCAAGGACGGCGGGTATGGTCTCCTCGAACCTTCGGAGTGA
- the frr gene encoding ribosome recycling factor: MPKEELKVLRERMEKVIEHLKGEFLAIRTGRAHPGLVSDIKVDYYGAPTPIKQIATISVPEGRQIAISPFDRSALKLVEKAILASSLGVTPQNDGEIIRINLPELTRERRVELTKLVGKYAEESRIALRNLRRDSNETLKKMEKNSEISEDELKKYTKDVQDVTDEFIKKVDEILKAKEKEIMEE, from the coding sequence ATGCCGAAAGAAGAGCTGAAAGTACTGCGGGAACGCATGGAAAAGGTCATCGAGCACCTGAAGGGCGAGTTTCTCGCCATCAGGACAGGTCGGGCTCACCCGGGACTGGTGAGCGACATCAAGGTTGATTATTACGGGGCCCCCACTCCCATAAAGCAAATTGCTACCATCTCGGTTCCGGAGGGGAGGCAGATTGCCATTTCTCCCTTTGACAGATCTGCCCTTAAGCTGGTCGAGAAGGCCATACTGGCTTCATCCCTCGGCGTGACGCCCCAGAACGACGGGGAAATTATCCGGATAAACCTGCCGGAGCTGACCAGGGAACGACGGGTGGAACTCACCAAACTGGTGGGGAAATACGCTGAGGAAAGCCGCATCGCACTGAGAAATCTTCGGAGGGATTCCAACGAAACCCTCAAAAAGATGGAGAAAAACTCAGAGATCAGCGAGGACGAGCTGAAAAAATACACCAAGGATGTCCAGGACGTAACCGACGAGTTTATCAAAAAAGTCGACGAAATACTGAAGGCGAAGGAAAAGGAGATCATGGAGGAGTAA
- the pyrH gene encoding UMP kinase, giving the protein MRFRRILLKLSGEVLSCSNGFGFDFDAVRRIGEEIVEVAQSGIQIAMVVGGGNMLRGRDLEKLGVERAQADYMGMLATVMNALCLQDVLEKFGAPTRVQTAIEMRQMAEPYIRRRALRHLEKGRIVIFAAGTGSPYFSTDTAAALRAAEMEADCLLKATKVDGIYNADPKKHPEAVLLHRLTYMDALRQQFEVMDAAAFSLCMENAIPIIVLNILKKGNMKNFLLKGTDTGTIVSAQEDGGA; this is encoded by the coding sequence ATGCGTTTCAGAAGAATCCTTTTGAAACTCTCGGGAGAGGTCCTCTCCTGCTCTAACGGATTCGGGTTCGACTTCGACGCCGTGCGCCGCATCGGCGAAGAAATAGTCGAGGTGGCCCAGTCCGGAATCCAGATCGCCATGGTTGTCGGGGGCGGCAACATGCTTAGGGGCCGGGATCTGGAAAAGCTTGGGGTTGAACGGGCCCAGGCGGACTATATGGGCATGCTGGCCACAGTGATGAATGCCCTCTGCCTTCAGGATGTTCTGGAGAAATTCGGCGCTCCCACCCGGGTCCAGACCGCCATCGAGATGCGCCAGATGGCAGAGCCCTACATCAGGCGCCGTGCCCTCCGTCACCTGGAAAAGGGCAGGATCGTTATTTTTGCCGCCGGCACGGGATCCCCCTATTTTTCAACCGATACAGCGGCGGCTCTCCGGGCTGCCGAAATGGAAGCCGATTGCCTGTTGAAAGCCACAAAGGTAGATGGTATATATAATGCTGACCCCAAGAAACACCCCGAGGCGGTGCTTCTGCACAGGCTGACCTACATGGATGCCCTGCGGCAGCAGTTCGAGGTGATGGACGCGGCAGCGTTTTCCCTCTGCATGGAAAACGCTATTCCGATAATTGTGTTGAACATACTCAAGAAAGGAAACATGAAGAACTTTCTTTTGAAGGGTACCGACACGGGAACCATCGTTTCTGCGCAAGAGGACGGCGGGGCTTGA
- the rpsB gene encoding 30S ribosomal protein S2, with product MAVVSMKQLLECGVHFGHQTRRWNPKMKPFIFTERNGVYIIDLQKTVRGLEKAYDYIREVAKNNGSVLFVGTKRQAQDTIREEAERSGQFYINQRWLGGLMTNFPTIRKRVARMVELRKMEDEGNWANLPKKEVALLRKELGKLEKYLKGITNMKAIPDAIFLIDPRREENAVLEARKLGIPVIAIVDTNCDPEVIDFPIPGNDDAIRAIKLITGLMADAFIEGRQGEDAGVKMISSEEGEAVEVSSDNIIEVKERLHEVYDDSEEEA from the coding sequence GTGGCAGTAGTCAGCATGAAACAGCTTTTGGAGTGCGGCGTTCATTTCGGTCATCAGACCCGCAGGTGGAACCCGAAGATGAAGCCCTTCATCTTCACGGAGCGGAACGGAGTGTATATCATTGACCTCCAGAAGACGGTCAGGGGCCTGGAGAAAGCCTATGACTACATCAGGGAAGTCGCCAAGAACAACGGTTCCGTTCTTTTCGTCGGGACCAAGCGGCAGGCCCAGGACACCATAAGGGAAGAGGCCGAGAGAAGCGGCCAGTTCTACATTAACCAGCGCTGGCTCGGAGGACTGATGACAAACTTTCCGACGATCCGGAAACGGGTTGCCCGCATGGTGGAGCTTCGCAAAATGGAGGACGAGGGGAACTGGGCAAACCTTCCCAAGAAGGAAGTTGCCCTTCTGAGGAAAGAACTCGGCAAGCTCGAAAAGTACCTCAAGGGAATAACCAACATGAAGGCTATTCCCGACGCAATCTTCCTTATCGATCCCCGCAGGGAGGAAAACGCCGTCCTCGAAGCCAGGAAACTCGGAATTCCCGTCATTGCCATTGTGGACACAAACTGTGATCCCGAAGTCATTGACTTCCCCATCCCCGGAAACGACGATGCCATCAGGGCCATCAAGCTCATAACCGGTCTTATGGCCGACGCTTTCATCGAGGGACGGCAGGGCGAGGATGCCGGCGTAAAGATGATCTCCTCCGAAGAAGGGGAGGCAGTCGAAGTCTCCTCAGACAACATAATTGAGGTCAAGGAACGTCTTCACGAAGTGTATGACGATTCCGAGGAAGAAGCTTAA
- a CDS encoding metal-sensitive transcriptional regulator produces MAKESLIERLENLPQDKKAMLNRLRRVEGQLRGIQRMIIEEKPCYDVLLQLSAARKAMQRACIEILKNYLQKCVHEAHSPDFDNLEKLIEALVEISPVRTIPSEGDE; encoded by the coding sequence ATGGCAAAAGAATCACTCATCGAGCGGCTGGAAAACCTGCCTCAGGACAAAAAGGCCATGCTGAACAGACTTCGCCGTGTAGAGGGCCAGCTTCGGGGAATCCAGCGGATGATCATCGAGGAAAAACCCTGCTACGATGTACTTTTGCAGCTCTCCGCGGCCAGGAAGGCCATGCAGAGAGCCTGTATAGAAATTCTGAAGAATTACCTTCAGAAATGCGTTCATGAGGCACACTCTCCGGATTTTGACAATCTGGAGAAGCTCATCGAGGCTCTTGTCGAAATTTCTCCTGTCAGAACGATTCCCTCTGAAGGGGACGAATAA
- a CDS encoding D-glycerate dehydrogenase, which translates to MSLPRVYVTRRIQDAGLSLLPGRVAFEVWEKSAPVDRDVLLEKASKAEGLLCTLSDRIDEELFSRCPGLKVVSNYAVGFDNIDVEAATRRGILVTNTPDVLTNATADMAFTLMLASARRVVEANEFLRSGDWVTWHPDLLLGQDVSESVLGIVGMGKIGQAVARRAAGFSMKILFFNRSPRPEMERELAARQVSLDELLRESDFVSLHCPLSAETKGLIGERELRMMKKSSILINTSRGAVVDREALYRACSEQWIWGAGIDVFEKEPVPLDEPLLKLKNVTTTPHLGSATIKAREGMARKAAENLLAALEGRKPADLVNPQAWKK; encoded by the coding sequence ATGTCGCTGCCAAGGGTATATGTAACCCGCAGGATCCAGGATGCGGGACTCAGCCTTCTTCCCGGGCGGGTTGCGTTTGAAGTGTGGGAAAAATCAGCCCCCGTCGACCGGGATGTGCTTCTGGAAAAAGCCTCGAAAGCGGAGGGGCTCCTGTGCACTCTTTCGGACAGAATAGACGAAGAGCTTTTCTCCCGCTGCCCCGGGCTGAAAGTGGTGAGCAATTACGCCGTGGGATTCGACAACATCGACGTGGAAGCTGCCACAAGAAGGGGAATTCTGGTAACGAACACGCCCGACGTGCTTACCAACGCCACCGCCGACATGGCTTTTACCCTGATGCTCGCCTCCGCCCGCCGGGTAGTGGAGGCGAACGAGTTTCTCCGTTCGGGAGACTGGGTCACTTGGCATCCTGATCTGCTTCTCGGGCAGGATGTGTCCGAATCCGTTCTCGGCATCGTGGGAATGGGGAAAATCGGTCAGGCCGTGGCGAGAAGAGCAGCGGGGTTTTCCATGAAGATCCTGTTTTTCAATCGCTCCCCGAGACCCGAAATGGAAAGAGAACTTGCGGCCAGACAGGTGTCCCTCGATGAACTGTTGAGAGAGAGCGACTTCGTTTCCCTTCATTGCCCCCTGAGTGCGGAGACAAAAGGCCTTATCGGGGAACGGGAGCTTCGAATGATGAAGAAATCCTCCATACTCATCAACACGTCAAGGGGAGCGGTGGTGGACCGGGAAGCTCTTTACAGGGCCTGTTCGGAACAATGGATCTGGGGCGCCGGGATCGATGTCTTCGAGAAAGAGCCTGTTCCCCTGGACGAGCCCCTGCTGAAACTGAAGAACGTCACCACCACACCTCACCTCGGAAGCGCCACGATAAAGGCGAGGGAGGGCATGGCACGAAAAGCCGCCGAAAACCTCCTGGCCGCGCTGGAAGGAAGAAAACCGGCCGACCTGGTGAACCCCCAGGCCTGGAAAAAATAG
- a CDS encoding ABC transporter permease, producing the protein MSGGLKLRLALLDNIIWMMLIAFFSVCALSIPAFATWTNLVNILYHTTIMSMLVLAQGFVLMSGNLDLSIDAVLAFAPGMAVLMSVKWFPGILGSPWTAIFLTLSIGALLGLFNGFCVARLGMNAFMQTLSVSIILRGLVLFFIPLSIFPLDPVYSFIGKARIAQLGNIPAAIPVTFLIFFIFHGLINYTVFGRNYLATGGNARASFVAGINTNRMIILGFMVAGILSAIAGMLTAGRQDSVSNTMGNGMTLLAFAGALLGGTSMSGGKGSAFGMLGGAILLGMFSNALNLLGVKVTLIHAAQGTLIFLAILVDRFRVSLRSSMLRKEQIRTLDREDDRGADHTVVKQREESV; encoded by the coding sequence ATGTCAGGCGGTTTGAAGCTCAGGCTCGCCCTACTGGACAACATTATCTGGATGATGCTTATCGCGTTTTTTTCGGTGTGCGCTCTCAGCATACCGGCCTTTGCAACCTGGACCAACCTGGTAAACATTCTGTACCATACGACCATCATGAGCATGCTCGTTCTCGCCCAGGGTTTCGTTCTCATGAGCGGGAACCTGGACTTGTCCATTGATGCCGTTCTCGCCTTCGCTCCAGGCATGGCGGTTCTGATGTCGGTGAAGTGGTTCCCCGGGATACTCGGCAGCCCCTGGACAGCAATTTTTCTTACCCTGTCCATCGGGGCCCTGCTCGGGCTTTTCAACGGTTTCTGCGTCGCCCGGCTCGGAATGAACGCCTTCATGCAGACCCTCTCCGTCTCCATCATCCTCAGGGGGCTTGTCCTGTTCTTCATTCCCCTGTCTATTTTTCCCCTCGATCCGGTGTATTCCTTCATCGGGAAGGCAAGGATAGCCCAGCTCGGCAATATCCCGGCGGCGATACCGGTGACGTTTCTCATTTTTTTCATCTTCCACGGGCTGATCAACTACACGGTCTTCGGAAGAAATTATCTCGCCACCGGCGGAAACGCACGGGCAAGCTTCGTCGCCGGCATCAACACGAACCGGATGATCATCCTGGGCTTCATGGTCGCCGGAATTCTGTCGGCCATAGCAGGAATGCTCACGGCGGGAAGGCAGGATTCCGTATCAAACACCATGGGAAACGGAATGACCCTCCTCGCTTTCGCCGGAGCCCTCCTTGGCGGTACATCCATGTCCGGGGGGAAAGGGTCTGCCTTCGGCATGCTCGGAGGGGCTATTTTACTTGGCATGTTTTCCAACGCCCTGAATCTTCTCGGCGTGAAGGTGACCCTGATCCACGCCGCCCAGGGAACGCTCATCTTTCTTGCGATCCTTGTTGACCGGTTCAGGGTTTCGCTCCGGAGCTCCATGCTGCGGAAAGAACAGATACGAACGCTCGACAGGGAAGACGACCGTGGAGCGGATCACACAGTCGTGAAACAAAGGGAGGAATCAGTATGA
- the hypB gene encoding hydrogenase nickel incorporation protein HypB, producing MSKIVTLQQSIMAEDEKFAASIREANRKRGLLMVNIIGSPGCGKTTLLERTAKESGLSFAVIEGDLATNRDAERLDVLGIPVVQVNTHGGCHLEANVVEKAMETLPLDSLDILFVENVGNLVCPAEFDLGEDFKAAVLSAPEGADKPLKYPYLFSSSKIVLLTKTDLLPYLPFDMKMFTDDVKSLNPEAPVLYLNGLTGEGFGGWTDFLKDRIKEKKADAR from the coding sequence ATGAGCAAGATCGTTACCCTTCAGCAGTCGATTATGGCCGAAGACGAAAAATTCGCAGCATCCATAAGGGAGGCTAACAGGAAAAGAGGACTCCTCATGGTGAATATCATCGGTTCTCCCGGATGCGGCAAGACGACTCTCCTCGAGCGGACCGCGAAAGAATCCGGCCTCTCCTTTGCCGTGATCGAAGGTGACCTGGCGACGAACAGGGATGCTGAAAGACTGGACGTTCTCGGAATTCCCGTGGTGCAGGTGAATACCCACGGAGGATGCCATCTCGAGGCGAACGTGGTTGAAAAGGCCATGGAAACCCTTCCATTGGACTCCCTCGACATCCTCTTCGTCGAAAACGTGGGAAACCTGGTGTGCCCAGCGGAATTCGACCTGGGGGAGGATTTCAAGGCAGCCGTGCTGAGCGCTCCGGAAGGGGCGGACAAACCACTCAAATACCCCTACCTTTTCAGCTCCTCAAAGATCGTTCTTCTAACCAAGACCGACCTTCTTCCTTACCTCCCCTTCGATATGAAGATGTTCACCGACGATGTGAAGTCCCTCAACCCCGAAGCCCCGGTCCTGTACCTCAACGGACTGACCGGGGAAGGTTTCGGTGGATGGACGGACTTTCTGAAAGACAGGATCAAGGAGAAAAAAGCGGATGCCCGATGA
- a CDS encoding pyridoxal phosphate-dependent aminotransferase has protein sequence MYISERARKMEPSATLAVTAKAKSLKREGKPVISFGAGEPDFDSPPSAIRYAEEAMKKGQTHYTPGTGIPELREAVCAYYKDHFGLEYAPADVVVGAGAKPLLYEALGCVIDPGDEVLVFTPAWVSYVEQIRFFDGKAVLVDTSKTHFIPRYDEVKKVITPRTRAMIVNTPNNPTGAIYDEQCLRDLGKLAMENNIVIIFDEIYERLVYCGEKHHQILNLVPEAKDLTIIINGVSKAFAMTGWRIGYALGPSSIMGYIGDLQGHITSNACSVAQWASVGALKEADQDVRTMHKAFSKRRDLIVELMRDMPYISFTEPKGAFYVWFNVDKILGKTWNGQVLSDDTELCRIFLESKYVALVPGSAFMAPGNVRISYSNSEAEIREGMRRFKEFLEELK, from the coding sequence ATGTACATTTCCGAGAGAGCCCGAAAGATGGAACCTTCAGCAACCCTCGCCGTTACAGCAAAAGCCAAAAGCCTTAAACGGGAAGGAAAGCCGGTTATTTCCTTTGGCGCCGGAGAACCCGACTTCGACTCTCCCCCTTCGGCAATCCGCTACGCCGAAGAAGCGATGAAGAAAGGACAGACCCACTATACCCCGGGAACGGGCATTCCCGAGCTTCGTGAGGCGGTCTGCGCCTACTATAAAGACCATTTCGGCCTTGAATATGCTCCCGCCGACGTCGTCGTCGGAGCAGGAGCGAAACCCCTTCTCTACGAGGCTCTCGGCTGCGTCATCGACCCGGGCGACGAAGTCCTGGTCTTCACGCCCGCATGGGTGAGCTACGTGGAACAGATCCGCTTCTTCGACGGGAAAGCGGTTCTCGTGGACACGAGTAAAACCCATTTCATCCCCCGGTACGACGAAGTAAAAAAAGTCATTACACCGAGAACCCGGGCCATGATCGTAAACACTCCCAACAACCCCACGGGCGCCATTTATGACGAGCAGTGCCTCAGGGATCTCGGCAAACTCGCCATGGAAAACAACATCGTCATCATCTTCGACGAAATTTATGAACGGCTTGTCTACTGCGGCGAAAAGCACCACCAGATTCTGAACCTCGTTCCTGAAGCAAAGGACCTCACCATCATCATCAACGGAGTCAGCAAGGCCTTCGCAATGACAGGCTGGCGGATCGGCTACGCCCTCGGCCCCTCGTCCATCATGGGATATATCGGCGACCTCCAGGGGCACATCACCTCCAATGCATGCTCCGTCGCCCAGTGGGCTTCAGTCGGCGCCCTGAAGGAAGCCGATCAGGATGTCCGGACCATGCACAAGGCCTTCAGCAAAAGAAGGGATCTCATCGTGGAGCTCATGAGGGATATGCCCTACATATCCTTCACCGAGCCCAAGGGAGCTTTCTACGTGTGGTTCAACGTGGACAAAATCCTCGGCAAAACGTGGAACGGGCAGGTTCTTTCCGACGACACGGAACTGTGCAGGATATTCCTGGAATCCAAGTACGTCGCCCTCGTGCCCGGCAGTGCTTTCATGGCGCCGGGCAACGTTCGCATTTCCTACTCGAACTCCGAGGCGGAAATCCGCGAGGGAATGAGACGTTTCAAAGAGTTCCTCGAAGAGCTGAAATAG
- the tsf gene encoding translation elongation factor Ts, translating to MGISAGAVKELRDRTGAGMMDCKHALAESNGDVEKAIDYLREKGLAKAAKKAGRTASEGRVFSYIHTNGKLGAFLELNCETDFVAKTDEFQDLGHELCMQIAAAAPQFLSPEEVSADVLEREREIYRQQALEEGKPANIVDKIADGKINKFYEINCLLEQAWIRDGDKKIKDVVMEAIAKLGENIVVRRFARFSIGE from the coding sequence ATGGGAATTAGCGCCGGAGCTGTCAAGGAACTCCGCGATAGAACAGGTGCCGGAATGATGGACTGTAAGCATGCCCTTGCGGAAAGCAACGGCGATGTGGAAAAGGCCATTGATTACTTGCGTGAAAAAGGCCTCGCAAAGGCTGCAAAGAAGGCCGGCAGAACCGCGTCTGAGGGAAGGGTGTTTTCCTATATCCATACCAACGGGAAACTCGGTGCCTTTCTTGAACTGAACTGTGAGACCGACTTCGTCGCCAAGACGGACGAATTCCAGGATCTGGGCCATGAGCTGTGCATGCAGATCGCTGCCGCCGCTCCCCAGTTCCTCTCTCCTGAAGAAGTGTCCGCGGACGTGCTGGAGCGTGAGCGCGAAATTTACAGGCAGCAGGCCCTTGAAGAAGGCAAGCCCGCCAATATCGTCGACAAGATTGCAGACGGAAAGATCAACAAGTTCTACGAGATCAACTGCCTTTTGGAGCAGGCCTGGATCCGTGACGGCGACAAGAAGATAAAGGATGTCGTCATGGAAGCCATCGCCAAACTCGGCGAAAATATCGTCGTAAGACGTTTCGCCCGCTTCTCCATAGGCGAATAG
- a CDS encoding transporter substrate-binding domain-containing protein has product MISRKRVSRAVVLISVLLVVAAVSGMASAGPRLDRIMETKVLRVGTPGDYRPFSMLDKASGKYEGHDVELAELLASELGVTVEFVPTTWPKLMDEYLAGSFDIAVGGITRSLARMLKGDFLPPYAPNGKVALIRKADREKFSSLEAMDVPETTVIVNPGGTNEKFVRANFKNAKVVVHQSNAEIPAMIAEGKGDVMITEVYEAVVYSRKDERLYGAFTDKPLTKISFMGFFIQKDDPDFLRVMHYLWNDAKLRGDLDRLFDKWLR; this is encoded by the coding sequence ATGATATCCCGTAAAAGAGTGTCGAGGGCAGTTGTTCTGATTTCCGTTCTTCTTGTTGTGGCAGCAGTGTCGGGAATGGCGTCGGCAGGGCCAAGGCTGGACAGGATCATGGAGACGAAGGTGCTCAGGGTGGGAACCCCAGGCGATTACCGTCCGTTTTCCATGCTGGACAAGGCATCGGGAAAATACGAAGGTCACGATGTGGAACTTGCGGAGCTTCTTGCCTCGGAGCTCGGAGTCACGGTGGAGTTTGTCCCCACAACGTGGCCGAAACTCATGGATGAGTATCTTGCCGGATCTTTTGATATCGCCGTGGGAGGAATCACCAGGAGCCTGGCCCGGATGCTGAAAGGGGATTTTCTGCCGCCCTACGCCCCCAACGGGAAAGTCGCCCTTATCAGAAAGGCGGACAGGGAAAAGTTTTCCTCCTTGGAAGCGATGGATGTACCGGAAACGACGGTTATTGTGAATCCCGGCGGAACAAACGAAAAGTTTGTCCGGGCCAATTTCAAAAACGCCAAAGTCGTGGTTCACCAGAGCAATGCTGAAATACCCGCCATGATTGCGGAAGGCAAGGGCGACGTCATGATCACCGAAGTCTACGAGGCTGTGGTGTATTCACGGAAGGACGAGAGACTCTACGGCGCATTCACGGACAAACCCCTGACGAAAATAAGTTTTATGGGGTTCTTTATCCAGAAAGATGACCCTGACTTCCTGCGGGTAATGCACTATCTTTGGAACGATGCAAAGCTTCGGGGAGACCTCGACAGGCTCTTCGACAAGTGGCTCAGATAG
- a CDS encoding sugar ABC transporter substrate-binding protein, protein MKKFLNTVMTAALVLAFLSAAGATEKKLTVGLVVKEPTAPYIQAFMKAAEEKAGELGVDLLIRDGEGDSMKIMDIIDTYMVQGIDAFILGGAVDLRALVPGIRRLNEAKIPVAALDTSPEGGVVDFFLSFDLAQSSAKAAELFVEGIKKRNGGTVPAGVVLEVLGDKADMFSHACTEGFNSVLSRYPQLEIVQGEGKWNNTDSHAVVSDLLTRFENKVLGIYVQTPDIMGPGVVAAIEAAGLNAADFGITGICIGPEGIDLIKKGKMLGAVAQPAYDAAALAVQYLVDKLRGNPVPKIGDTVVVEGALWSPARVIRNPWADGGAFVVLQGPLVPQEVSPDDPRLWENMLTK, encoded by the coding sequence ATGAAGAAGTTCCTGAACACGGTCATGACGGCGGCATTGGTTCTCGCATTTCTGTCCGCGGCGGGCGCAACAGAGAAGAAACTCACAGTGGGACTCGTGGTAAAGGAGCCGACAGCCCCCTACATCCAGGCATTCATGAAGGCTGCTGAGGAAAAGGCGGGGGAACTCGGCGTGGATCTCCTTATCCGTGACGGCGAGGGAGATTCCATGAAAATAATGGATATTATCGACACGTACATGGTCCAGGGAATTGATGCCTTTATCCTGGGAGGTGCGGTGGATCTCCGTGCTCTCGTTCCGGGAATCCGCAGGCTCAACGAAGCAAAGATTCCTGTGGCGGCCCTGGATACATCTCCGGAAGGAGGGGTTGTGGATTTTTTCCTGTCCTTCGACCTGGCACAGTCGAGCGCAAAAGCGGCCGAACTATTCGTCGAGGGGATAAAAAAACGGAACGGCGGCACGGTTCCCGCGGGCGTCGTACTCGAAGTTCTCGGGGATAAAGCGGATATGTTCAGCCACGCCTGCACCGAAGGCTTCAACTCCGTTCTCTCCAGGTATCCCCAGCTCGAAATCGTCCAGGGTGAGGGCAAATGGAACAACACGGATTCCCATGCGGTCGTCTCGGATCTTCTGACCCGGTTCGAAAACAAGGTTCTCGGGATTTACGTCCAGACTCCGGACATCATGGGACCGGGAGTTGTCGCGGCCATCGAGGCGGCCGGACTGAATGCGGCGGATTTCGGTATTACGGGAATCTGCATAGGACCTGAGGGAATCGACCTTATCAAAAAGGGGAAAATGCTCGGGGCTGTCGCTCAGCCGGCATATGACGCCGCCGCCCTTGCGGTTCAGTACCTTGTTGACAAGCTGAGGGGAAATCCTGTACCGAAAATCGGAGATACCGTAGTCGTCGAAGGAGCCTTATGGTCTCCCGCAAGGGTCATACGCAACCCCTGGGCGGACGGCGGAGCTTTCGTAGTGCTCCAGGGACCGCTCGTTCCCCAGGAGGTCAGTCCCGATGACCCGAGACTCTGGGAGAATATGCTGACAAAGTAG
- the hypA gene encoding hydrogenase maturation nickel metallochaperone HypA: protein MHEVSLAESIAAALLQMQEEHRWKSVVEVRLRIGALRQVFPDILSFAFNTVTRSTALEGARLVVEDVPLSFRCRDCGTSWQEETVLCPSCGSIHRETVAGMELDIESVEVEE, encoded by the coding sequence ATGCATGAAGTATCCCTTGCGGAATCTATAGCGGCCGCACTGCTTCAGATGCAGGAAGAACATCGCTGGAAATCCGTCGTGGAAGTCCGGCTCAGGATTGGTGCCCTGAGACAGGTTTTCCCCGACATCCTGTCTTTCGCGTTCAATACCGTCACCCGGAGCACCGCCCTTGAAGGGGCCCGCCTGGTAGTGGAAGATGTTCCCCTTTCCTTCCGGTGCAGAGACTGCGGAACTTCGTGGCAGGAAGAAACTGTCTTGTGCCCTTCCTGCGGCTCGATTCACCGGGAAACGGTTGCGGGGATGGAGCTGGATATTGAATCGGTGGAGGTAGAAGAATAA